Within Primulina tabacum isolate GXHZ01 chromosome 5, ASM2559414v2, whole genome shotgun sequence, the genomic segment ACTTTTCACTCAAAaagaattatttatttattttatctaaattatattttagatCTTATAATCTCATAGTCACtttgatattatattaaatttacaataaaaattaatatgtaatatatatattatatcatctactatattattaaaaatatatatttataatatattaagtCAAAACTTCTTATTAGTATGaccaaatcatatcaaaataataatattattataccCCACCTTAATAATTGATGATATAAGAACTATCTATGTCCCTTTGGTATTTGTTTAATTAGTGGATGCCGTTGCTCCATTTCATGTcttaaaaatttatttgtatGGATTGATTTTATGATCTTGTGGTTCTTGAAATGAACATTCCCGGTGCATGCATATGGATTCTTTAACATAAAATCTTGTTTGATGTGTGACGATTTCACGATTTCCATGTTCTCTTGTTTCCCAATATACTCCTCCGAAATCTTACTCATACACAATTGCTCCTTTCCTCGTGCCATTCTTGATTAATATACAAGCGCAGAGGAATATAAGcatgatataatatgattataAACTATTTGTGATGTCTTGAAATATTATCTTAGTTTCACGAGAACAAATGGGACCTCGGTATATTTTCATCCCTGTTCAAAAACACAACCTTTAATAATGCAGCAACAGGCATCCTATTTGGGGCTACTCGGTTGTCTGAGTACAGTTTCAACCTTCATTGCTGAGTTTCATGGAATGAGACAAAGCAAGCATCCAATTACATTTCTGATATCCTTTGTGTCGGGAACTCTAATATATACGGTTCCTGTCTGGTCTGGAGTCTGGACCAAGGAATACTACTAGAGACAAGATGACCAGACTTCGTTAGCTTTATATGCTTGAGTTATCGGAATTCTGTGATGCAACTGTGGGCTGGGTGCTAGTGGTTACCTAAATAAAATGCTAAGAAGCTGCATTTTTTAGTTTTGTGTTTATATaggaaataaaatttttaatttgagtttctctaatttaaaatttgggattacATTTAGGATTGCCTTTAGATTTTTTCGAATGCATTCGACTTGTTTGGGATCACATTTAGATCAAAGTATTTGGATTTCTTAACTCAAATTATCTGGGTGTCAGATGATCAAAAGGTCGGTGACAAGTTATTTAATGGTAGACAACCACTGACATGCATATCATACATAATATTTGCTCATCCCTCAGTTTCTCAATCACAAATACATGATAAAATCTAAGTCATCCAAAAAGGAAATCATCTTAGATTTTGATTCTTGAAAAGTATGAAATTACATGATCCATAATTCGTGAACCTAAACATGAATATCAGTCTAATACAACATTCTTTAACATTACATCATCGTTAGAATTCCAACATACATCAAGCAGGTTCTAAGGTTTCTAGAGAACTGGCTGGCTCCCTCCCTTCAGCAACAACTTATGTTTGAGCGAATAAATTACAAGTTCGCCACTTCCCTAAGCAACACAGCCACAACAGACGATACACCTTCTGCAGAAAACAAACAAGAAACAGTTTAGAAGATTGAAAAAATAGTTGGTCGAATGATGCTGAATGTGTAGacaagtaaaaaaaatttaatgtgaCACCACCACATACCACATAACTAACAATTCTGTTCACAAACGAGAAAATGATGCTTACACAATTGAGCAACCATTATTCCGGTGCCGTTTCTTCCTTGGCGTTTCCTTTCTCCGAGGAGGTTGAAGCACAACCTTAATTGCCGTATCAAATACAGCTTTCACATTCTGAAAGACACATTGAGAATATTAGtttttgaggaagaaatatttgcCATCGGATTATTTGTATAATGAATAACGACCCCGAATATTTTGTGCGATGTAGGCATGTGTAGCTAACCTGCTGAGTCTTTGAGCTGCATTCTATGTAAGCCGCAGCACCAATTTGCTTCCTCAGTTCTTCCCCCTGGAAATTGACCATTTTGGAAACTATAATGTCGATTCGTAAACCAGAAAAACATACAagaagaaaggcaagaaaacaCATACTTGGGCATTTGTAATGATATTAGATCCCATGTGATCGGCTAGATATCCTCTGTCTTCCCGAAGATCTGTAGTAGAAACAAACACTAAGTCAAGATTATGGGTTGTGAAGCGAAAATTACCCTTCCAATTCTATATGACTACCTGTGTGCCACAACAACTGAACCAGTCGTTTGATTGTTACCGACAATATTCAGTCGTGAGGAAATCATCTGTTATAATGTTTACAAGAATACAAGCCTTGGTCCTACATTATGTATCACGCGAATTCACATGAATAAATTGTAAATTCAAGGTGGCATACCTAACTTAGTTCCAACAAGTACAATTGGAACATTTGGTGCGAATCGACGAAGTTCAGGCATCCACTATAATAAGAATCAAAACAAAATGTCACCAATCAATCAAGAAAAATGAAGACGGAAACATGCCAGAGTGTTCTTTTATAATGAGATATAAGTACGAACAACTTTGTTTTCGAAATGAGTTAATCGATCTTCCTTTACGTGTTTGCTAAAATGAAAGTAGTATTCCACTTTATAAAGTGGATAACATAAAGTTAAAGGAAAAGACACAGCACAGCCAAAATGGTAGAAGAATAATCCATCATAACAGTAAAATCCTTTACCTTCTTGAGGACATTTTCATAGCTTGCCTTGCTTATTAAAGAGAAGGCTAATACAAAAATGTCAGCACCTCTATAACTCAGCGGCCTCAGCCTGCTATAATCTTCTTGACCTTTTGtttaaagaaacaaaaacaaataaaaaatattacactTGGAAGAAGCTAAAAATAGGACAATCTGTCTATTCAACCCtttgatttaaaaattcaaaacattCTAATCATACTCATAATTTCCTTAAAATCTTGCATTTGCTATGTGAAATAATACCTGCGGTATCCCACAGCCCTAAGTTGACAATGCTGCCATCTACAGCCACATTAGCACTAAAATTGTCAAATACTGTTGGAATATAATCCTGTCAAAAAGGAAGAATGAGGTTagttagtgtgtgtgtgtgtgtgagagagagagagagagagaggtgaGCAGAGAAAGAAAGATAAAAATCACTTACTAAGGAATTAGTAAacctcaaaaaaataaaattatagaagGAAACAGCATTTTCTACAAAACCCGAGGAATCATGACCTTAGGTTCGTTTGAATagaagaatttaaaatatatgaattTCGATTCAAATGTTTTGGGTGAACTTGAAACACTGTTTAAACCAAGACAGCTTGGACGAAGCAGGGTTAAGAAACTAAAGTAGCTCCAATCCCGCGCTAAAAAAACCAAGATTATTCGCAGAAATAGCAAACTACAAAGAAACACTAGTGTTGATgcttcaaaaaaatcaaatctttACAGAGAGCAGcacaagaaaatcaagaaacgAGATTAAAGCTAGAGATGATGAAGGACAAAACTAACAGTAGGGAACTTGTTGCTGGTGTAACATATGAGCATGCAGGTCTTCCCCACAGCTCCATCTCCCACTGTCACACATTTGATAAACTTTGAGGCACTCATTCTCCTTGAATCTTGAGCGTCCACAATGTAGCCCTTTCGCCACAAGAACTCGAATTTCAGAGCAAACAaagttacaaaaataaaaagggATTCTTGTAGCAAAGATggacagaaaaaaaaaagatacacTCAAAAGAGAAGtagatttttaattaaaaaaatgcaGGGGACAAGAGAAAGAGGTGGATATAGAAAGAGAGGCCTCCTCTATTACAAACTTTGTAGTTCCAAGAAATGACATTAAAAAACAAAGAGACACAGTGTGCGCAGTGTGTGTGAGAGAGAAAGAGAGAGAGGGTGGACTGACATTTTTTGAACAATAACAGctcaataaattttaaaatccaaGAGGGATTTA encodes:
- the LOC142545605 gene encoding rac-like GTP-binding protein ARAC7; the protein is MSASKFIKCVTVGDGAVGKTCMLICYTSNKFPTDYIPTVFDNFSANVAVDGSIVNLGLWDTAGQEDYSRLRPLSYRGADIFVLAFSLISKASYENVLKKWMPELRRFAPNVPIVLVGTKLDLREDRGYLADHMGSNIITNAQGEELRKQIGAAAYIECSSKTQQNVKAVFDTAIKVVLQPPRRKETPRKKRHRNNGCSIVRCIVCCGCVA